A region from the Corylus avellana chromosome ca7, CavTom2PMs-1.0 genome encodes:
- the LOC132187312 gene encoding arogenate dehydrogenase 1, chloroplastic-like → MSVSSSHSAASRILKIGIVGFGSFAQFLSKTMIRQGHILRAASRTDYSNLCSQMGISFFRNVDELLEAENDVILICTSILSLSEVLRSLPLHRLKRPTLFADVLSVKEHPRNVLLQVLPAECDVLCTHPMFGPESGKDGWKDLTLMYERVRIRDEAICSSFLQIFESEGCRMLEMSCEEHDKMAARSQFITHTIGRILSEMEIQSTSIDTKGFERLVQLKESTMRDSFDLFSGLFVHNRFAQQELENLQLAFNKVKQKLVEKMNEEQN, encoded by the exons ATGTCTGTTTCTTCCTCGCACTCTGCGGCCTCAAGAATTCTGAAAATAGGCATAGTAGGCTTCGGGTCCTTCGCACAATTCCTGTCAAAGACCATGATCAGGCAAGGCCATATTCTACGGGCAGCTTCTCGAACAGATTACTCTAATCTCTGTTCACAAATGGGCATCTCATTTTTCAG GAACGTAGATGAGTTGCTTGAAGCCGAAAACGATGTCATTCTGATATGCACATCAATCCTATCTCTGTCGGAGGTTCTCCGGTCACTCCCACTCCATCGTCTGAAACGGCCAACACTTTTCGCTGATGTACTCTCAGTCAAAGAGCACCCAAGAAACGTTCTATTGCAG gtgctGCCAGCGGAATGCGACGTGCTTTGCACGCACCCAATGTTTGGACCAGAAAGTGGGAAAGATGGGTGGAAAGATCTAACTTTGATGTACGAGAGAGTCCGAATCAGAGATGAAGCTATCTGCTCAAGCTTCCTCCAAATTTTTGAAAGCGAG GGTTGCAGAATGCTGGAAATGTCTTGCGAAGAGCATGATAAAATGGCAGCTAGGAGCCAGTTTATAACTCACACCATTGGCAG GATACTATCAGAAATGGAGATCCAGTCCACATCTATAGACACAAAGGGCTTTGAGAGACTTGTTCAATTG AAAGAGAGCACCATGAGAGATAGTTTTGATCTGTTTAGCGGGTTATTTGTACATAATAGGTTTGCCCAACAAGAG CTCGAAAACCTTCAACTCGCCTTCAATAAAGTCAAACAGAAGCTGGTAGAGAAGATGAATGAGGAGCAGAATTGA